The sequence ATATTCAAGACCTAAGCGAGGTTCGACTGTTACTTCATCACTATATTGAAATTTAGTACTTGCAATACCTGCATTTACACTAAAATTTGATGCAACTTGGTATTTAAACTGCGTAAAGAAATTAATATTGTAACCACTTTCTTTGCCATAGAATACAGGTTGTACAGTTCCCATTAAAGTATCTGCTTTATTAGCAAAAGCATCTACATACAACAGATCAGTTCTTATCCCCGTTTTATTAATTAATTTTGGCGTGATAGCACTCGTTAATGTACTTGCTAACGACATTTTATATTCTATACTTTGTTGACTTTGATGAGGGTGAAGAGTACCAGTATTTAATGTATCAGCATCTTCTTCAAAATAGCGTGTTTTGTTTTTGTATTTATTTGATGTGAAACCAACAGTAGAGGTTAGATCACTTGCATTACCAACTCTAATAGAATGATTAACACCGATTGCACCCATTCCAAAATTAATTTCTTTATCTAAATAGTCTTTATCGTACTTTCTATATTTTACTGTTGCATCGTACTCTTCAAATTCATCTGAATGAACTTTTACTTTGTATTTTTTATACGGAGTATCTATGGCACTTATTCCACCCATTCCCCAAATATTTACATTACCGTATTTTTGAGAAGGGAAAGACAGATTAAAAGACAAATCTTGAAAATGAGGAGCAGTACCACCAGATAATTGACCAATGTATCCTAAAAATCCATGTCTGTAATTAATTAAATAGGACGACCCTTTTTCTTTATTGATAGGCCCTTCAGAAGATATATCACCCCCAATCAATCCCAATTGTACGGAATGTTTATAGGTTTCATTATTGCCTTTTCTAAAATTAATATCAAAAACACCAGAAGTTGCATTAGAATATTCTGATGGGAAAGCACCCGTAAAGAAATCCGTGCTTCTTAATAAATTTGTACTGTAGATAGAAATTAAACCAGCACCTGCAAGATTTCCGCCACCAAAATGTGCAGCACCAGAAACATCAATACCGTTTACACGCCATAAAACAGAACTTGGTGAGTTACCACGTATAACAACACCATTATCTTGAGGAGAAGAGAAAGTAACTCCTGCAAAGTTATAGGCTACCCTAGACGGATCACTTAAACCACCAGCAAACCTACTAGATTGTTCTACTGAAAATGAACGAGCACTTACAGTAGACATTACATTATTGGCATCTTTATCATTAGAGGCCGTAATCGTTACACCTTCTAGAGCAACAATATCTTCTTCCATTTCAAAATTAATTTCCATAC is a genomic window of Flammeovirga pectinis containing:
- a CDS encoding TonB-dependent receptor encodes the protein MKKNLILTVLFFLLTSALFAQTQSLKGTIINTISKQPIIGATIQIEGSNPIIGTSTDIDGNFELEAINVGRYTLIINSIGFKSIRKTEVLITGNKGMEINFEMEEDIVALEGVTITASNDKDANNVMSTVSARSFSVEQSSRFAGGLSDPSRVAYNFAGVTFSSPQDNGVVIRGNSPSSVLWRVNGIDVSGAAHFGGGNLAGAGLISIYSTNLLRSTDFFTGAFPSEYSNATSGVFDINFRKGNNETYKHSVQLGLIGGDISSEGPINKEKGSSYLINYRHGFLGYIGQLSGGTAPHFQDLSFNLSFPSQKYGNVNIWGMGGISAIDTPYKKYKVKVHSDEFEEYDATVKYRKYDKDYLDKEINFGMGAIGVNHSIRVGNASDLTSTVGFTSNKYKNKTRYFEEDADTLNTGTLHPHQSQQSIEYKMSLASTLTSAITPKLINKTGIRTDLLYVDAFANKADTLMGTVQPVFYGKESGYNINFFTQFKYQVASNFSVNAGIASTKFQYSDEVTVEPRLGLEYTPINGVILSAAYGRHSKREELKVYSFTNPVTGQPNDLKLSKSDHYVGSVKVNLSKNTRLTTEVYYQDLFDVPVIDGTPYSFANYTTMWGANGTISNKGTGANKGVDVTLERSMVNGIYYMVTGSMYTSEYQDAQGVTRNTLFNRNYMATVTFGKEFLVKKKNLLGINFNATYLGGVPLTPYDEKASNEQQKVVYKENELYSVKGQDEVWLNFGITYKIHKKKSTRTWGLDMQNALLTEQTSGYKYNLKDQQVEEDKVFFIMPNLYYKIAF